Part of the Oncorhynchus tshawytscha isolate Ot180627B linkage group LG23, Otsh_v2.0, whole genome shotgun sequence genome, tttgtgtgtaggctgattagtcgggctatgttagccagtaggcccgcctgctccttgtgcgggattgttttgtgtTGCTCTGAGCACGTTCGATGTTGACGTGTCTCGTTCGTGGGCTTTTCTCCGGACTGTTtgagtccccgtgtttggggcatttgttttgtgtgCGCCCTGTGTTTCGTGGGGTGACTTATGTTTGCCGTGTGTGCAATAAATAGCACTACCCTgtactctctgcgcctgactttGCACCCACTACACCCAGAGCGTTAcacccccatccccgcaggaggccttttgccttttggtaggccgtcattgtaaataagaatttgttcttaactgacttgcttagttaaataaaggttaaatacaattaaaattaAATATACCGCTTTAAAACGGATACCCAGAGCTCTGACGTAATGTATAGTATGTTACTATACTGCTATCCAATTAATGCGCATATCAGTGACCAAATCTGCTATATTCACCCAATATAGAGTGGAAAGGGCTTACTTATAAGTTGCTTAGGATAAAAGTGTCAGGTAAATAACCTTATTACATTAGCATTATTCTATGTTTGACCCCTCTATCACCTCTCCCCTCCGTCCCCCTCAGGTCCCTGTGGTCCAGAACACAGCGTCTGCCCTCCAGAGTGGTGCCGTCCACGGTGCTCAGAGCATGAGCAAGATGTCTGGTCGCCCTGGCCACCACACCCCAGAGCCCCAGAACCATCGCACTGCACAGGTGGGCTACAGCATTGCACAGGTGGGCTACAGTACTGGTTCTCTTTGGGTTCCCTTTGTGCCTTGGGTCGGTCACAATGCAAGTTGGGCAGGCGCAAGGAAGCCAAAGTTGGGGGATGGGATTGAACAATGATTTTTAATATTTTGCTTGAGATCCATCTCACAATAAAGCAGTCTCCTGTTTCAATAATAGCACAGTGGTGCCATCTCGTGGTATGAAGAGGCATTACCCTCTTAAATAATCTCTGGTGAATATGAGCAGGAAAATGACATGACACTGAAAACCGACAAAAACCACCATCCATgtcctatttatgatattttTCTCCTTCTTTTCCTCTTTCTTCCCCCAGGGTCACTCGGTGATCAGGTCAGCCACCAACAGCTCCATGTCTCAGATGATGATGTCACAGAGCAGGGTGATAGCGCCCAACCCTGCCCAGCTGCAGGGCCAGAGGCTGTCACAGCAGAAGCAGGGTGGCATGCGCTCCTCGACTGGCAGCTCTAACAACGCCATTAGCTACCAGCAGGTAAAACCCCAACGTCATCCCTGTTATTGGTCATAATCATCATAGAGCAGTGGAAAAAAATGAAATAAGAGTATAGATTATTGTAGGGGATAATGCTAACTTTTTTGAGAGATAATTAGAATAGACTATTTTATtgattaaattgtatttattgGTTCTCTCAAACTGAAGGGATAGTTTACCCAAATGACAAAATCACATATTGGGTTCCTTAatctgtaagcagtctatggacaggGGACATCCAAAGAAAAAGTGCTGGGAAAGTTTGAATACCACTGTCAAAATCAGTTGCTTCCACTCAGATGCCAGGTTTTGAGGGTTGTTATATCATTTTTAGCAGATAAATGTAGCTGTTGTGCCATCAGACTTAAACGTAAATCTGAATGACGGGTATGGTTCTCTGTGTTTACTTGCAGTCTTCCACCCAGCAGGTGGCAGCTTCTCAGCGCtctggctcctcctcctcctctgccatCTACATGAACCTGACCCAAATGCAGGCAGCCGGAGCCGCGGGAGGAATCAGCGGGGTGTCAGGGGTGGGGGCGGTCAGCCCCTCAGCCACACACAGCCCAGGGGGGACATCGGTGGGCTCCTCCATGGCAGACACAGCCAGCAGTCAGGCAGCTGCCAAACTTGCCCTGAGGAAGCAGTTGGAGAAAACCCTGCTAGAGATCCCTCCTCCCAAGCCGCCAGCGCCGCTCCTCCACTTCCTGCCGTCAGCGGCCAACAGCGAGTTTATCTACATGGTGGGCCTGGAGGAGGTTGTGCAGAGTGTCATTGACAGTCAGGGTAAGGGAAGGAACTGGAACCCTTTTGCTGATGGCTAGCTAGCCATTTGTCCTGCGCACAACCATCAAACCAACAATGTTATCAGATGAGTCGGTTTGGAATTGGGCTCTTCCCCCCTCATTGAACTCTTGTGGCTCTCTCTTTAGGTAAACTGCGTTTGCCCTCCTCCATGGAGCCCTTCTCGTGTGCCCAGTGCAAGACAGACTTCACCCCTCACTGGAAGCAGGAGAAGGGTGGGCGCATACTTTGCGAGACCTGTATGTCGTCCAATCAGAAGAAGGCACTGAAGGCTGAGCACACCAATAGGCTGAAGAACGCCTTTGTCAAGGCTCTACAGCAGGAGCAGGTCAGCATTCCATTGGCTCCCCGTTGCTCTGTTCAGGCAACCAttgtttatagtgtgtgtgtgtgtaaccatatTTTACTAAATGTGTCACAGGAGATTGAGCAGAGAATCCAGTTGCAAGCCGCTCTTGCCACCAGTTCAGCTCAAACTGTTCCAAGCGTCAGTAAGGCTGAGTCCATGagcagacatcacacacacagacaggtatgTCACTGTCACCGCTGTTAGTAAGTGCTACCTGCTGCAACAGACACCCTGTAATCTAGCATTGTTCAGCAAAGTTGATGAAAGGTCCAATTGTAACAGCTGCGTAATGGATACTTgatcaatatttttttaattgatcAAATATTGACTGAATTATAGCTCATAAACCACATAAACCTCTGTCTTGTGTAATATTAAACCCCCTATTTATGAGATTTGGTTGTACATTTTCGGGGGTGACTGGATGAGTTACTTTGTAAACACTTCAAATGAATTAAATCTGAACTTTTTAAAACTTTACAAAAATGTACCACCGTCTTGTGCAATGATCACTTTCTCTTCTGTCTTTAATCCCTGTCTAAGGGTGGGCGTTGAAATAGATGTATATCAAAAACCACATATGCCATTGTTGACATTTTGAACTGGACTGGCATGTGTTTGAGTGGTCGTTAAAAAGCAATCGCAAAATCAATTGGGAAGTGTATTTACAAGCAAGGGTTGGAATGTGCATTGCTTTCacgtggtcctctgtagctcagttggtagagcatggtgcttgctgTGCCAgaatagtgggttcgattcctgggaccacccatacttAAAATGTATACACGCATGACTGTGTAAGTTGCTTTGGTTAAAAGTGTCTCCTAATTGGCATATATTATTTTGAAATAAATCCATCCAGCGACGATTATGTGACAAAAACAGGGGTAAAATGGCTGCAAAAAGGGGAATCCTGAGGTAGGCGGGGAATGTGCATTGATACTTTCACATTTCCCCAACCATCATCACACCCCCTTTAGTTGTTGAGGATGTCCCGTGCTGACAAATAGACTCTCCatctgatgtgtgtatgtgtgtgtgacctccaGGCGCCTCAGCCCCAGGTGACCCAGTCACAGGCCTCCCTCCAACGGGGTCTGTCTGGCTCGGCCCGGGGCGTCCTCTCCAACTTCGCCCAGGCCTCCCAGCTCTCGGTGGCCAGCAGCCTGCTGGGCATGACTGGAAAGCGCAGTGGACAGCTGGGCACTAGTGGGCACAGCCGGgcacagcagcaacagcagcagcagcagcagcatcacgaCAACCGCCGCCAGCTCTACAGCATCCCTGGTGAGTAAACAGACCAGGGgttgggctggggatgggactgaGATCAGCCAAATAACTTTATAGACCAGGGgttgggctggggatgggactgaGATCAGCCAAATAACTTTATAGACCAGGGgttgggctggggatgggactgaGATCAGCCAAATAACTTTATAGACCAGGGgttgggctggggatgggactgaGATCAGCCAAAGAACTTTATAGACCAGGGGTTGGGCTGGGATTGGGACGGAAATCAGCCATACAACTGTATGGACCAGGGGTTGGGATGGGGCTGAGATCAGCCAAAGAACTTTATAGACCAGGGGATGGGGCTGAGGCAGGCCTTTCTGACAGTCTCacactgcctccctccctcttcctccctctccaggggTGAACATTGCCTACCTGAACCCAGGCAATGTGGTCGGCCACAAGGGGTCCAGCCTGGCTGACCGCCAGAGGGAATACCTGCTGGACATGATCCCGCCTCGCTCCATATCCCAGTCCATCAGCGGACAGAAATGAACCTCACCCCGCCCCGACGCAATACCACAGCCCTTCCCCACACCACACCTCAACCCCCATCGCATGCAGTGCCTGTTAGTGTGCCTACCAAACTAACCTGTATGAAGAACACAATCAACGAGTCAAAAGAGGCCACCAAACTCTGAAATGACTTTTCATTTGAACGTGATGCAAACCCCTTTTAATTCCTCTTGTTATTACTATCGTCATTAGTGCTATGGATGTTGTTACTACATTGCCGCTACCAGTTATGAGCGTGCCCATCTTTGTGGAGAACCCCTGTCTTTATATGCTTGTGGCAGTGTCCCGAGTGTGGGGTGTCTTTTGTTTTGGAATTTATGTGCTTGTTTTTGAAGCAATATTTTGTCTCGCTTGAGCTTTCCTTACCGAACTCAAGTCTTTGTTATGTCTGGAATTACCAAGCTATCTTTTTGAGAACTGCACCACTCAAATCCCTGCTCTTTCTCTGATTTCTGAATTCAACCATCACCctgtttttccacatttggttgtgaATTATTGGAAGAGAAATTCTACCAGACCGGCCAAACCTTTGTTTTAAAAAGGTGATTGTGATGGTTTAACTTTGACCTGATACTCTCAAGCCTTTGAGCTTGAGCTTTCTTCAAAGATTTGTGGGGAGAAAAGAGGATGATTGAGACCCCAGAGTTGTCTGAAGCAATGCTCCTCTAACTGATTGTTGAAACAAGGATGGATACATATCCCACAAAGAGAGACAGCCCAATGCACCATCTGGACTTGGATTGGATGCACCGCTGAAAAAATACTACTCCCATTGGATATGAAGGCACAGAAACTGAACCTATAGCAGAGTCGCCCTGTATCCTTTCACCTTTTCATCTGAGGCAGTTAGTATCCTAAAGCATATATAATTGATGGGGTACTGATTGGAGAGATCATTTAGAGGGATTTGATTGGACGAGAGCTCATGTGAACGTACTGAGAGATCAGGTGAATAAGGTTTTTATTTAATTGGAGAGGATACAGGTATTGGATTTGGTGGGAGGGATCATCCTTAGACTCAAAATCTAAGGCGTTTCCCATAGGACCATGGTTTGTACTTATTTAGGAGTGGGAATGGGGGGGAAGAGGCACAGgggttccctctctcccctgttttcatCTCTTAGCTAATAGGATTTGCTATTGTTCACTCTACCCTGTCATTCAAAGTTATGGATTCCGTTTAGATACTATTTGAACTTTCTTATGTCAACATTATCCCCATGGTGTCTGGGAGGCATTTGAAAACGGTCAGGGagagtggctagctagctattagcttTAAACCTGCTCTAAGCTATTTAGCCTGCTCTAAGCTATTTAGATGTTTTGTGTCTTCTGAAGTGTTTGCGTATCTGAAAGGTACTTTGAACAGgagacaataaataaatacagaatgaCAAATGCAACTTGAATATCTACATAAATCAAACAGTTCTATAGAAAGAGATATTTAcaggatatacagtaccagtcaaaagtttggacatacctactcattcaagggtttttctttatttttactattttcttgtaaaaataaagaaaaatactatgaaataacaccatggaaccatgtagtaaccaacaaaagtgttaaacaaatcaaaatatatttgagatttttcaaagtagccactctttgccttgatgacagctttgcacattcttagcattctctcaaccagcttcacctgaaatacTTTTCCAGcggtcttgaaagagttcccacatatgctgagcacttgttggctgcttttccttcaatctgcggtccaactcatcccaaaccatcgcaATTGGGTgtaggtcaggtgattgtggaggccaggtcatctgatgcagtactccatcactctctttcttggtcaaatagccaatACACAGCCTGtagatgtgttttgggtcattgtcctgttgaaaaacaaatgagtcccactaagcgcaaaccagatgggatggtgtatcgctgtacaatgctgtgggagccatgcttgttaagtgtgccttgaattctaaataaatcactgacagtgtcaccagcaaagcaaacCCACAccctcacaccacctcctccatgcttcatggtgggaaccacacatgcagagatcatctgtccacctactctgcgtctcacaaagacatggtggttggaaccaaaaatcttaaatttggacacatcagaccagtctcctctgaacagttgatgttgagatgtgcctgttacttgaactctgtgaagtatttatttggtatgcaatctgaggctggtaactgtaatgaacttatcctctgcagcagaggtaactctgggtcttcctttcctgtggtggtcctcatgagagccagtttcatcatatcgctcgatggtttttgtgactgcgcttgaagaaactttaaaagttcttgaaatgttctggattgactgaccatcacgtcttaaagtaatgatggactgtcatgtctctttgcttatttgagctgttcttgccataatatggacttggtcttttaccaaatagggcggtCTTCTGTATaacaaccctaccttgtcacagcacaactgattagctcaaacgcgttaagaaggaaataaattccacaaattaacttttaacaaggcacacctgttaattgaaatgcattccaggtgactaactcatgaagctggttgagagaatgccaagcctgtgcaaagctgtcatcaaggcgaagggtgactactttgatgaatctcaaatctcaaatatattttgatttgtttaacactggttactacatgatttcacatgtgttatttcatagttttcatgtcttcactattattatacaatgtagaaaatagtcaaatcaaagaaaaaccctggaatggctaggtgtgtccaaacttttgactggtactgtacatgatggGTTATGGCAATGCACATGACTGTACATGCAGAGCACTTAGGTACAGAGAGTAGGGATATTGTTTCTGTCCACCAGGAATCCAGGGTGAATTGATTTATTATTGAATTAATATTGTTCCATCTCATGATAATTGTGGCTCTATTTCAGCAATGCCTGATGTTGAATTATTTCAGGATAATATTTGGAAGTAACAAATACTAGTGCATCCATTTTAA contains:
- the LOC112222849 gene encoding transcriptional repressor p66-beta isoform X4, whose protein sequence is MERLNEEAVRLSLLKRGLDSSSPAGGATSSERDELLSKRIKMEGHQAMERLKMLAYLKRKDLAGLEGGGLGGVSGGGALRGEVKGHGSSGGGAYEEKTNGSLRGQVVGAHGMVGKSGKENMGEEPVDFSARKGDADRERHTPSPDVIVLSDNEASSPRGPSQGEERLRAANLEMFKGKTGEERQKMIRALREELRLEEARLVLLKKLRQSQMQKENLVQKVPVVQNTASALQSGAVHGAQSMSKMSGRPGHHTPEPQNHRTAQGHSVIRSATNSSMSQMMMSQSRVIAPNPAQLQGQRLSQQKQGGMRSSTGSSNNAISYQQSSTQQVAASQRSGSSSSSAIYMNLTQMQAAGAAGGISGVSGVGAVSPSATHSPGGTSVGSSMADTASSQAAAKLALRKQLEKTLLEIPPPKPPAPLLHFLPSAANSEFIYMVGLEEVVQSVIDSQGKLRLPSSMEPFSCAQCKTDFTPHWKQEKGGRILCETCMSSNQKKALKAEHTNRLKNAFVKALQQEQEIEQRIQLQAALATSSAQTVPSVSKAESMSRHHTHRQAPQPQVTQSQASLQRGLSGSARGVLSNFAQASQLSVASSLLGMTGKRSGQLGTSGHSRAQQQQQQQQQHHDNRRQLYSIPGVNIAYLNPGNVVGHKGSSLADRQREYLLDMIPPRSISQSISGQK
- the LOC112222849 gene encoding transcriptional repressor p66-beta isoform X3, which codes for MERLNEEAVRLSLLKRGLDSSSPAGGATSSERDELLSKRIKMEGHQAMERLKMLAYLKRKDLAGLEGGGLGGVSGGGALRGEVKGHGSSGGGAYEEKTNGSLRGQVVGAHGMVGKSGKENMGEEPVDFSARKGDADRERHTPSPDVIVLSDNEASSPRGPSQGEERLRAANLEMFKGKTGEERQKMIRALREELRLEEARLVLLKKLRQSQMQKENLVQKVPVVQNTASALQSGAVHGAQSMSKMSGRPGHHTPEPQNHRTAQVGYSIAQGHSVIRSATNSSMSQMMMSQSRVIAPNPAQLQGQRLSQQKQGGMRSSTGSSNNAISYQQVAASQRSGSSSSSAIYMNLTQMQAAGAAGGISGVSGVGAVSPSATHSPGGTSVGSSMADTASSQAAAKLALRKQLEKTLLEIPPPKPPAPLLHFLPSAANSEFIYMVGLEEVVQSVIDSQGKLRLPSSMEPFSCAQCKTDFTPHWKQEKGGRILCETCMSSNQKKALKAEHTNRLKNAFVKALQQEQEIEQRIQLQAALATSSAQTVPSVSKAESMSRHHTHRQAPQPQVTQSQASLQRGLSGSARGVLSNFAQASQLSVASSLLGMTGKRSGQLGTSGHSRAQQQQQQQQQHHDNRRQLYSIPGVNIAYLNPGNVVGHKGSSLADRQREYLLDMIPPRSISQSISGQK
- the LOC112222849 gene encoding transcriptional repressor p66-beta isoform X5, with the translated sequence MERLNEEAVRLSLLKRGLDSSSPAGGATSSERDELLSKRIKMEGHQAMERLKMLAYLKRKDLAGLEGGGLGGVSGGGALRGEVKGHGSSGGGAYEEKTNGSLRGQVVGAHGMVGKSGKENMGEEPVDFSARKGDADRERHTPSPDVIVLSDNEASSPRGPSQGEERLRAANLEMFKGKTGEERQKMIRALREELRLEEARLVLLKKLRQSQMQKENLVQKVPVVQNTASALQSGAVHGAQSMSKMSGRPGHHTPEPQNHRTAQGHSVIRSATNSSMSQMMMSQSRVIAPNPAQLQGQRLSQQKQGGMRSSTGSSNNAISYQQQVAASQRSGSSSSSAIYMNLTQMQAAGAAGGISGVSGVGAVSPSATHSPGGTSVGSSMADTASSQAAAKLALRKQLEKTLLEIPPPKPPAPLLHFLPSAANSEFIYMVGLEEVVQSVIDSQGKLRLPSSMEPFSCAQCKTDFTPHWKQEKGGRILCETCMSSNQKKALKAEHTNRLKNAFVKALQQEQEIEQRIQLQAALATSSAQTVPSVSKAESMSRHHTHRQAPQPQVTQSQASLQRGLSGSARGVLSNFAQASQLSVASSLLGMTGKRSGQLGTSGHSRAQQQQQQQQQHHDNRRQLYSIPGVNIAYLNPGNVVGHKGSSLADRQREYLLDMIPPRSISQSISGQK
- the LOC112222849 gene encoding transcriptional repressor p66-beta isoform X1; protein product: MERLNEEAVRLSLLKRGLDSSSPAGGATSSERDELLSKRIKMEGHQAMERLKMLAYLKRKDLAGLEGGGLGGVSGGGALRGEVKGHGSSGGGAYEEKTNGSLRGQVVGAHGMVGKSGKENMGEEPVDFSARKGDADRERHTPSPDVIVLSDNEASSPRGPSQGEERLRAANLEMFKGKTGEERQKMIRALREELRLEEARLVLLKKLRQSQMQKENLVQKVPVVQNTASALQSGAVHGAQSMSKMSGRPGHHTPEPQNHRTAQVGYSIAQGHSVIRSATNSSMSQMMMSQSRVIAPNPAQLQGQRLSQQKQGGMRSSTGSSNNAISYQQSSTQQVAASQRSGSSSSSAIYMNLTQMQAAGAAGGISGVSGVGAVSPSATHSPGGTSVGSSMADTASSQAAAKLALRKQLEKTLLEIPPPKPPAPLLHFLPSAANSEFIYMVGLEEVVQSVIDSQGKLRLPSSMEPFSCAQCKTDFTPHWKQEKGGRILCETCMSSNQKKALKAEHTNRLKNAFVKALQQEQEIEQRIQLQAALATSSAQTVPSVSKAESMSRHHTHRQAPQPQVTQSQASLQRGLSGSARGVLSNFAQASQLSVASSLLGMTGKRSGQLGTSGHSRAQQQQQQQQQHHDNRRQLYSIPGVNIAYLNPGNVVGHKGSSLADRQREYLLDMIPPRSISQSISGQK
- the LOC112222849 gene encoding transcriptional repressor p66-beta isoform X2, translated to MERLNEEAVRLSLLKRGLDSSSPAGGATSSERDELLSKRIKMEGHQAMERLKMLAYLKRKDLAGLEGGGLGGVSGGGALRGEVKGHGSSGGGAYEEKTNGSLRGQVVGAHGMVGKSGKENMGEEPVDFSARKGDADRERHTPSPDVIVLSDNEASSPRGPSQGEERLRAANLEMFKGKTGEERQKMIRALREELRLEEARLVLLKKLRQSQMQKENLVQKVPVVQNTASALQSGAVHGAQSMSKMSGRPGHHTPEPQNHRTAQVGYSIAQGHSVIRSATNSSMSQMMMSQSRVIAPNPAQLQGQRLSQQKQGGMRSSTGSSNNAISYQQQVAASQRSGSSSSSAIYMNLTQMQAAGAAGGISGVSGVGAVSPSATHSPGGTSVGSSMADTASSQAAAKLALRKQLEKTLLEIPPPKPPAPLLHFLPSAANSEFIYMVGLEEVVQSVIDSQGKLRLPSSMEPFSCAQCKTDFTPHWKQEKGGRILCETCMSSNQKKALKAEHTNRLKNAFVKALQQEQEIEQRIQLQAALATSSAQTVPSVSKAESMSRHHTHRQAPQPQVTQSQASLQRGLSGSARGVLSNFAQASQLSVASSLLGMTGKRSGQLGTSGHSRAQQQQQQQQQHHDNRRQLYSIPGVNIAYLNPGNVVGHKGSSLADRQREYLLDMIPPRSISQSISGQK